The genomic window CTGATGACTGATACGGACTTGCGGGCATCGCTGGGAGCCAGGGGTAGACAAGTCGCCGAAGCCAATCACGAAGTGTCAATCGTATGTGAGTCGTTTCGCAGATCATTGGTGAATGCAGCATCAAGCGCAATTGTTGACAATAAAGCGACAGCTCGCCACGCTTTATTCTAGTTTTGGAAGGGGACTAAGGGGGAATCATCAAGAAGTCGCTGCAGCGATAAAGCCGAGTCGATCCGGCAGCGTAACCGTTAGTTTCCAATTGGGGGATATATGAAAGCCTTAGTTACGGGCGGGGCTGGTTTCATCGGTTCAAATCTCACCGGACAACTGCTCGCTGGCGGACATATAGTAACTGTTCTGGATAATCTGTCTTCCGGCTATCGGTCAAACCTTGAAGCATATCCACAGGCACGCTTTATAGAGGGCGACATACGAGACGAAAATGCAGTATCTCGGGCTATGGAGGGTGCTGAGGTTGTCTTTCACCTGGCCGCATCGGTGGGTAACAAACGCTCTATAGACCATCCCGCAGATGATGCGGAGATAAATGTTATCGGCACTCTGCGCATACTCGAAGCGGCGCGTAGAATTGGCGTTCACAAGATAATTGCATCGTCATCGGCAGGAATATTCGGTGAGCCCATGCGTATTCCACTCGACGAAGACCATCCGGTGGAACCCGGCTCGCCCTATGGATGCACCAAGCTGTGTATGGAAAAACAGTGCCTTGCCTACGCAAATCTATATGACATCGAAACCGTGTGTCTGCGCTATTTCAATGTTTACGGCATGCGTCAATATCATGATGCCTACGGAAACGTTATCCCTATCTTTGCTTTTCGCATGCTGCGTGGTCAGCCACTGACAGTATTCGGTGACGGCGAGCAGACCCGTGATTTTGTCAACGTCCATGACATTGTTCAGGCTAATATCAAAGCTGCCCTCAGCCCAGGAGTTTGCGGAGTGTTCAATATCGGCAGCGGCACAAAGATCACTATCAACGAACTTATCTCACATCTGATACGCCTATCCGGCATCGAGCCGAAAATAAATT from bacterium includes these protein-coding regions:
- a CDS encoding NAD-dependent epimerase/dehydratase family protein, which codes for MKALVTGGAGFIGSNLTGQLLAGGHIVTVLDNLSSGYRSNLEAYPQARFIEGDIRDENAVSRAMEGAEVVFHLAASVGNKRSIDHPADDAEINVIGTLRILEAARRIGVHKIIASSSAGIFGEPMRIPLDEDHPVEPGSPYGCTKLCMEKQCLAYANLYDIETVCLRYFNVYGMRQYHDAYGNVIPIFAFRMLRGQPLTVFGDGEQTRDFVNVHDIVQANIKAALSPGVCGVFNIGSGTKITINELISHLIRLSGIEPKINYTHPRPGDVYHSMADISAARNQIGYEPVVSIIDGLAEYIVWARGCI